The following is a genomic window from Haloarcula sp. DT43.
ACCTCAAGTGCGCCCCTCATGAGGGCGACGTGCGCTTTACGATTGGCGTGCATCCCGATCCCGGTGTTCCTGACTACGGGCTGAAGCCATACTACGCGATGGACTCACTCATCAAGGAGTGGGGAGACCGCTGGGAGACCGAAGGCAAACCCACGCAGGATATCGAACTCGCAGGCGAGACATGGGCTACCTGTTTCGACTACTCAGAGAGCGGTCTGGACGCCTGGGACAATCCGGAGTTCCAGATCCAGAACGTCCGCGAGTTCCAGTTCTACTTTGTCTCGAAGGATTCGCCCACCTACGAGGGGAAGCGGGCAGATCGGGACAAGCGCGTGAAGGGCGGGACGATCACCGTCCGACCACGGTGGCCGAATCTCACAGCCGACGGCGAACCTGTCTCTGTGCCCCAGTACGGTGAGCCCTACATCGACGTCCAGGTACAGGCGTCCAACATCCCCCACGAGCGCTATCTGTCGCTCGTGAAGCGCGTGATGGATGCCTACGGGATTGCCGCGCGGTACTTCGACCAGCCACACCCGGACAGCCACATCAACGATCTGGCCTACTACGTCCGGTTACACCGCGAAGACAGCGGGCCGCTGTACGCGCCGGATGGACCGATAGCGCGCTGTCACACACTCATTCAGGGCGACCGCTCGGGGTATCGCAAGCACGTTGAAGACAACACGAAACTGCCCGGCTACTACGTCACTGCGACGGTCGAAGACGAGAAAGCCGACCAGTTGGTCCGTGGGCATGGGCTGGGGAAAGAACTCAAACACTACTATCCGAACCACCCGGACAACTACGAACCGGACCAGGCCCCATACCATCCGAAATTCGAGGTGTCCTACCAGACCAGCCGAACCGAGCAGACCGTTCGGTGGGACGACCTCGACGACGCCCGGCGTGAACTCGAAGAGATGATTATGAACTGTCTGGATTGGTGTGGGCTGGCGACAAGCGCCGAGAGCAGTGTGTTCGTCGATTTCGATCCGTTCTGGAACATCCGGGATACGACGGAAGCCCGGAAGTTCGTGCAGTGTCCCCTGCCGAAGATCGAAGATGACCAGGAACACCGCGTGATGCAGCTGTGGGGAGACATGACCACTGCCGACAGGGACGTGACGGAACTGCTACTCACCGACGGTGGGAAGGTCTCGCCACAGAAGGCAGCCGAGAAGACCGGCTACACGTACCGGACAATTCGGACTGTCATCCAGCGGATGGAGGGGTTGATCGAGCACACCTACGGCCAGATGGAACTGTCCTCGAAGAAAATCCAGCAGGAGCTACTGAAGCGAGTTCGTGCAGCGGGCGAGCGGTTCGAGCAGGAGATCGGGAGTGCTACGATGGAGCTGGCCGACGCGGCCGAAGAACGCTCTCGGTCACGGTGGGCGCGAATCCGCCGCGAGTATGCAATCACGGAAACCGACGCTGACGACTGCCGGAAGCTGTTGAAGGTGGGCTACACGCCGACTGACTTCGAGGAAGCACAGAATATCATGCGGGAAATCCAGACGGCCTACACCGAGTGTGTCGAGGAGAATACCTACGGCGTTCATGTCGTCGTTGAGACCGCGGAGACCGGTCGTGAGCGGTTCCGGGACCTCTCGAAAGCCTTTGAGACAGCATACCGCTCCGGCGACTACCTGCGCGAAGCGCGGGCGGCTGAGAAGGGCCGCGAAGGCTTCGACTTCGAGGCATGGCGGGCGGCCGGCTGCCCGCCAGCTGACGAGTGGCACGGCGGTTAGCGCGCCACCTGATTAGAGGCATCACTGTCCAACACACTGATTTTGCGGCAATACTGTACCCTTCCCTCGAAAATCGCGCGTCGCGCGGCTGGGTTCGTTCCCGGTGGTCACATCACCCAGCCGCGCGACCAGGGGGAACCCGGTGCGCAGGCTTCCGGGTTCCCCTTAGTCGTGTGGCTAAGGCCACCTAACCAAAATACACAGCAGGTCACTATTCTTCCGTCGGTAATTCGATTGTTAACCAGCCTATCTCAATATCTTTCTGATAGAGATTATATGTGCTCCAAATAAGGAATATAACTGTTGCAACTCCCGCCAACATCATTAGTCCTCCCAATATTCCACCAACAGCATATCCATTGATTGCTATTAGAAATGCCATTAATATCCACACTACTGAAATCAAAAGTCCATATCTTTCGGTTAGATCATACATCCCATTCCATGCCCCGATTAGTGCAGCAATGAGCGCATAAAAGAAGGACAAAATAAAGATTGAAATGAATAAAAGAGCGGGGATTCCTTGATCTGGGAAAAGGTTAGGGCTACCAACAAAAAGAAACGCGCCAATCACCAAACTGTATACTGTTATGGTTATCTCTTTAAAAACATAATTCATTATTGAATTTCCATTCATATTCGTCCAAAATTCTCGGGATGAAACCAGCGTGAGTATAAGAATAATTGCAGAGGCAGCAAGCATTATTCCGCCATCCGGTAACTTGAACATAATTGTCAGAGCCAGTACAGACAAGTACTTGCATATCTCAGCCTTTGGCGTTTGCGTAGCTAATTTGGTCAAACGCTCTGATCCGATGTAACGATGAATCCAATATAGATGTGCCACAACTATCAGTCCCATACTAAGAAGAACTAAACTGGCTTGTCCAGTAAGAAGTAATATCGATAATATAACGAGCATGAATATAGAATATAAAGATATTACAAGCGAAGAATGACCTCCCTCCCATGCATTTTGGGTGGAGTTGATGTCTTTCTTATTCTCTTCTATTATTCTGATATTCTCCGATATAATCTCCTTATTTCTTTTTGATCTTTTCATGTCCTCAAACTTTTGCAATTCTGATAGCTGAACTCCTGTCTTAATTCTGGTAGGAGACATCGCATCCAGAGCGCCTGAGACTGAAATCCATCCGTTAGTAGACGCTCGCCAGATATAGTACAGAACACCTATTACCGCTATTCCATAGATATATTCATACTGACTATCATTTAACAAGCTGATACTGGTTGCCATTCTGTCATAATCTAACTCTGGAAAGACTTCTTCAGTAGGAATCTGTTCAGATAATATGATTGAACTGATCGCGGAAATCGCAGCTATTCCAACACCAATTAACGTCGCGACAATTCTGAGTATTTTTGCCCCTTGTCTTTTTGCCTCACGATTAGTTTCAATCTGCTCTTGAATCTGTCTCGTAGTTTCTTCAAATAGATAATCTTCATTTTCTATAGACTCATCTTTATCCATCTTATAACAGTAATTAGATTCATAGACAAAAACATAACCTATACTCATCAACTATTCAATTATAGTCTTCATATTATTTCTGAAATAGTAATTTTAGACTGTCGCGACTGTCGGTGATTTCCACCACCATGCCAATCAAGATGAGGTAGCCGCGAGGAATGTCTCATCTCCCACCCTAACACTTCTACACCCTGTCCACGAACGCGATACACGCCGAAGACGTACCACCCGTTCGCTGCCCGTAGCCTCTCGTGGTACTGGTCGTAGAGTTTGAACGTGCCGGGCTGCCCATCGGAATGCCGGTGCATCGCTGATTTAATCTCGACCGGTGTCCCGTCTGGACGCTTCGCGTCATGCCAGCTGCACCGATCTAGTTCGAGGTCGTATCGCTCGGTGGCTTTCCCCTCGACGAGCGTACCGTAGTGATTGGCTTTGTGGCTTCGACTCATTCGCGCACCTCGCGTACGTCATATATAGATACTCCTCCGGGCTGTTCGCGGCCGTTGCCCATGGCTCGCGCGTGCTCGCACCGCGAGCGCACGCCATGGGCCAATAATAAGGCTACGCCGGGGGGTTGGTTGTTGTTGGGTTGGTCGAATCCCATCGCAGTCATGCGGTTAGCTCCGTCACTTCACCAACTACGTTTCGGTGCTTGCCGTCGTCCTGATACTCGTTCCAGCGCTGTCGGACCCATTCGGCGCTGTACGGCACGAAATCGGCAATTTCGTGGTTTGGTCTGTCTGGTTCAGACTCCTTGGCCGTGATGACTGTGTAGATCGCAAGCTTCCGAGAGAGGTCTTCCGGGTCTACCTCGTCACCGGCATCATCGCCACTTGACCACGACCATGTGGTCGGCTCCTTGTCGTCGTAGCGCCAGTCTGTCTCGGGGATACCCGACACGGAGAAGATCGGGTTGACGCCCTTCCGGTTCCGCACGTCTTCGTAGAAGGTCGCTTCTTTCAGTCCCTCCTTGTGGACGCACACACCGAGTTCTCGAACGAGCGGATGCACGTCGCGGCCGTCGTGACCGATGATGATTAGCGAACCACCGTACTTCCGGATCTTGTACGTGAGCGGCCCGAGTTTGGTCTTGGTATCGTAGCCGTCTTTTCCGCTTCCGCCCGCGTTGCTGCTGGCCTCGTCGAAGATGAACAGTTTCGGGACCTGCTCGTTGTGCATGGGGTCGCCGTCCTGTTTCAGCCACTCGTTTAGCTCGCCGTAGTTGGCGAGCCAGCCGTCACGACGGTCGCCGTCCGAGTCCGTCCACTCGTCGGTCTCTTCGAGCGTCCGGATGTTCGATGCGACCAGGGCGTCCGAGGGCTGCTGTTCTTTCCAGAGCTGTCCGAGCAAACAGGCGAAATTGGATTTACCAGTGCCGGGTTCGGCCCATTCGTAGAACATCGGCGCGGGGCCGGTCATCTGTGCCCGGAGCTGGTCGATGGCTTTGATACCAGAGATATCGGCCCGCTGGCCGGCGTCTCCGGTGAAGTGCTTGAGTGACTGCATATCACCGTTGGCCATGGCTTTCCGGGCCGTCTCAGTGCCTTCGATACGGACGATATCCCGAACATGCGAGAGGTCCTTGGCCTGTCCAGGCATCTTCTCGGGACGGTCACACTCCTGCGGGTCGTAGTGAGTTTCGAGGATCGAGAGGTACCGGGATAGCTCTTCGTCGCGGACGATGCCCGCGTGTTGATGCACGTCAGACTCTCGCTGCCCGTAGCCGTCCTGATACTCACGGAACTGTGCGGGTGTGTAGAGGTCGTTACCGTCGTCAGTCATCGTTTAGTCGTGGGTCCTGCGGTTGCTCGTTGGCCGGTTCCTCCTGCCCATAGCCCACAGCGGCGTCTGCTGTGGGGTCGGGAGCGTCGGTGAGGTCGTGGATGGTGGGTGCGTCTTCGGGATCTTCGCCGTCTTCGATGAGGTCGCCGAAGGTCTCCTTGGCCGCAGTTTTCTGGATCATCTGGCCGCGCTCGTTGGCTTCAGCATCAGCGGTGACGAGCTTCTTTTGGAGCTCGACACTGCCGCGACTCCACCGGCCACGGATGGCTGCCAACTCTTCGGCACGGTCGATGAGCCAGCCGTGAATGTCTTGCATCTGCTTCTTGCTGGTCATTAGCTGGGTATCTTGGCAACCTTCGAGCCAGACACCTTCCACTCGGAGCTGGTCGATGTCTTCGAGATACTCGTACTCACGGACTGCCCACGCAGATCCGCCGTTGACAGGATAGGGGTCGGGGCCGTCTATCTCTTTTTCACGCCAGAGTTCCGGCGGGA
Proteins encoded in this region:
- a CDS encoding DUF7845 domain-containing protein, which encodes MSRHLKCAPHEGDVRFTIGVHPDPGVPDYGLKPYYAMDSLIKEWGDRWETEGKPTQDIELAGETWATCFDYSESGLDAWDNPEFQIQNVREFQFYFVSKDSPTYEGKRADRDKRVKGGTITVRPRWPNLTADGEPVSVPQYGEPYIDVQVQASNIPHERYLSLVKRVMDAYGIAARYFDQPHPDSHINDLAYYVRLHREDSGPLYAPDGPIARCHTLIQGDRSGYRKHVEDNTKLPGYYVTATVEDEKADQLVRGHGLGKELKHYYPNHPDNYEPDQAPYHPKFEVSYQTSRTEQTVRWDDLDDARRELEEMIMNCLDWCGLATSAESSVFVDFDPFWNIRDTTEARKFVQCPLPKIEDDQEHRVMQLWGDMTTADRDVTELLLTDGGKVSPQKAAEKTGYTYRTIRTVIQRMEGLIEHTYGQMELSSKKIQQELLKRVRAAGERFEQEIGSATMELADAAEERSRSRWARIRREYAITETDADDCRKLLKVGYTPTDFEEAQNIMREIQTAYTECVEENTYGVHVVVETAETGRERFRDLSKAFETAYRSGDYLREARAAEKGREGFDFEAWRAAGCPPADEWHGG